In Streptomyces chartreusis NRRL 3882, the following are encoded in one genomic region:
- a CDS encoding MFS transporter, which yields MAGTRPIPKPLWKAAALSGMASYLDAGLIVGISVNLAIYRDSYDMGVWMAGAISAIVTGCIAVGSLVGGRLADLFGRRRVYNWDIFCFALGAIVITLAPDDITLLIGVLVAGLAAGADLPTSLAVVSDAAPSWARGRLVAFTQVMWMLGIAVAIFLGFVLSTTGMTGARLITGQLAVAALVTWALRSRLKLSAAQETDEETAPTPAGGALKNIWTRAALLPMTATFVFYVTWGLGANTFGQFGTYLLVTVSDASQSLATGINLAFIPIGVLLTFAFVRVADSPWRDRLFHVAAVVQILAFVIASLTAGALVGMLVFFVLYQLSNPFAGEANYKVWSQLTLPADTRGTTQGFTYALSRGVFAVAAFFTPALADHSPAVLLWTITACMTLAAFAGVFIIRVLVPRATGAPRERADLRVPST from the coding sequence ATGGCCGGTACCCGCCCCATCCCCAAACCGCTCTGGAAGGCCGCCGCCCTGTCGGGCATGGCCTCCTATCTCGACGCCGGGCTGATCGTCGGCATCTCCGTCAACCTGGCCATCTACCGCGACAGTTACGACATGGGCGTGTGGATGGCCGGTGCGATCAGCGCGATCGTCACCGGCTGCATCGCCGTCGGATCCCTCGTCGGAGGCCGACTCGCCGACCTCTTCGGCCGCCGCCGTGTCTACAACTGGGACATCTTCTGCTTCGCGCTCGGGGCGATCGTCATCACGCTGGCGCCCGACGACATCACACTGCTGATCGGCGTCCTCGTTGCGGGACTCGCGGCCGGCGCCGACCTGCCGACGTCCCTGGCCGTGGTCTCGGACGCCGCGCCCTCCTGGGCCCGGGGGCGGCTCGTCGCCTTCACGCAGGTCATGTGGATGCTGGGCATCGCCGTCGCCATCTTCCTCGGCTTCGTCCTGTCCACCACGGGCATGACCGGGGCCCGGCTGATCACCGGACAGCTCGCCGTCGCCGCGCTCGTCACCTGGGCCCTCCGCTCCCGCCTGAAGCTGTCCGCCGCACAGGAAACGGACGAGGAGACGGCGCCCACCCCGGCCGGCGGCGCCCTGAAGAACATCTGGACGCGTGCCGCCCTGCTGCCCATGACGGCGACGTTCGTCTTCTACGTCACCTGGGGCCTCGGGGCCAACACCTTCGGCCAGTTCGGCACCTATCTGCTCGTCACCGTCAGCGACGCCTCCCAGAGCCTGGCCACCGGAATCAACCTGGCCTTCATCCCGATCGGGGTGCTGCTGACGTTCGCCTTCGTCCGCGTCGCCGACAGCCCCTGGCGCGACCGGCTGTTCCACGTGGCCGCGGTGGTGCAGATCCTCGCCTTCGTCATCGCGTCCCTGACCGCGGGCGCCCTCGTCGGCATGCTCGTCTTCTTCGTGCTCTACCAGCTCTCCAACCCCTTCGCCGGAGAGGCGAACTACAAGGTGTGGTCGCAGCTCACCCTGCCGGCGGACACCCGCGGCACCACCCAGGGCTTCACCTACGCCCTGTCCCGGGGGGTCTTCGCGGTCGCCGCGTTCTTCACTCCCGCCCTGGCCGACCACAGCCCGGCCGTCCTGCTCTGGACGATCACCGCCTGCATGACACTGGCCGCGTTCGCCGGCGTGTTCATCATCCGCGTCCTGGTCCCCCGGGCCACCGGCGCCCCGCGCGAGAGAGCGGACCTGCGCGTCCCCAGCACCTGA
- a CDS encoding carbonic anhydrase, whose amino-acid sequence MGTARTPQRRAILTGGLAATAAMLTACSSNPDASNAGKTSAVGAAKSPSPSPAAGPRPDSPWAAFARLMDGNKRWVDGKLQHPDRDPERREFVAEAQDPYGVILSCIDSRVPPELVFDTGLGDLFVMRTGGQVVGPVVVGSVEYGPMTTGTPLIVVLGHQRCGAIKAAYEAMRDGKKLPGNLQAISDALRPAYRETARTKHTDPVDAMVRIHIKQTAAELRSNRDLAPLVKKGDLAVVSAYYSLDTGRVEVLTGAPSA is encoded by the coding sequence ATGGGTACCGCGAGGACACCGCAGCGCAGGGCCATACTCACCGGCGGGCTGGCCGCCACCGCGGCCATGCTCACCGCCTGTTCGTCGAACCCGGACGCCTCGAACGCGGGGAAGACATCGGCTGTGGGCGCGGCGAAGTCCCCCTCTCCCTCGCCCGCGGCGGGCCCGCGACCGGACTCGCCCTGGGCGGCGTTCGCACGCCTGATGGACGGCAACAAGCGCTGGGTGGACGGAAAGCTCCAGCACCCCGACCGTGACCCGGAGCGGCGGGAGTTCGTCGCCGAGGCACAGGACCCCTACGGCGTCATCCTCTCCTGCATCGACTCCCGCGTCCCGCCGGAGCTCGTCTTCGACACGGGCCTCGGCGACCTGTTCGTGATGCGCACGGGCGGGCAGGTCGTGGGACCGGTGGTCGTCGGTTCCGTGGAGTACGGGCCGATGACCACCGGCACCCCGCTGATCGTGGTCCTCGGACACCAGCGCTGCGGTGCGATCAAGGCGGCTTACGAGGCGATGCGCGACGGCAAGAAGCTGCCCGGCAACCTCCAGGCGATCTCCGACGCCCTGCGGCCGGCCTACCGGGAGACCGCCAGGACGAAGCACACCGACCCCGTCGACGCCATGGTGCGGATCCACATCAAGCAGACGGCCGCCGAGCTGCGGAGCAACAGGGACCTCGCCCCGCTCGTCAAGAAGGGCGACCTGGCCGTCGTCAGCGCCTACTACTCGCTCGACACCGGCCGCGTGGAGGTCCTCACCGGCGCGCCCTCCGCCTGA
- a CDS encoding glycosyl hydrolase has protein sequence MISPVLRQLFEDPPRDFGPAPLWWWSGAKVTRDRLAWQLRAFAEGGVHNLVVINLAPAGPTFGARADDPAWFGEEWWARFTDACEIAAELGTRLWFYDQIGFSGANVQGGVTRRHPEARGLALRCRDVTVSRGTVAVRGAETPIAAYSPRGRRLDLAPGGPDTLAVAAADGTGVRLVTAVPTAFDYLDPHAVGLLMDAVHHEYDRRVPEHLGTVIAGSFQDELPGTNAWSHRFADAFRARRGYDLLDHLPALFGTDATVPETEIRADYYAVRAELTEEALFRPLAAWHRERGMLLGSDQSHPARAGYPAQSTQIYTDYFRTHRWYGAAGSDHHGDAKVHSSMAHLYGHERVWIEAFHSSGWGGTLEDTYHWLLPFLRSGANLYNPHASYFGTAGGWFEWAPPSTDWRQPYWKQYPAFSRTVARICSIMSWGGYVADVAVLHPTTTMQALVPLDAPVRHFGDGRLGDGHADADETQRHYLDLCGTNNWLAPHAGALDRHGISFDVVDDDSVQRAKAADGALRIRDLAYRAVLLPSTSVLEEETARRLTELLDAGGRVVVVGRPPATAAGRLGDDAVVAGLLEHPRLERARDPETAAAAVADAAGHATSDVPLLVRRTGNEAVALVTAAFPEIGAHPLRTGTSPSGAAAGPSSVTVRAAVAEAEVWNPATGSRTPAHVTVSGDGAASTIDVPLGGAPAVLVVWREGRPTPPGPRREPPAQVIDVSTGWHGRLVPTMDNTWGDLALPPGSPVDEPQIWTMEWTEGGTWERTRVTYGNRVRVLPPVPPGQAPDPLDAASVERILAGELPLVPPDAGWDVAVYSPSRGIPEPGGLLGLKGLVNEEFVRVPVPGGGTAARVRAIVETGHRGPAELHVGAECAKRVWWNGEPLQPDGGGYLASARVTVARDRNVLEYELSGAQSRPSTISAADGTPLGSFFCLSEPGGLGPRPRFMRPPDGVRPDGRVTYRARLRVPGGDARAVLVVGAASAVTVLLDGEVVARQEKVEYYEADWGAVPAFFRHEPALGAGEHTLEVVADGADARDSVFVDLVVRSGDGVTALVSGAGWEAGSGDWKGRTVEDERRRGELQHCHAVVRPHPLPDTGWLTGRPVLGGTVWPARSTDDVHAMPQRFRFTVPTGTVSLGLPLALRASVRVGDGPERPLEGDRLTLQSLPVPTPVEVVTEPTAVLRGGSAWRGPVRVRTIPAPLPLGDWRELGLGSWSGGVTYARSLDVPSGPDPVLDLGRVRGSVEVSVDGEPAGEAFCAPYRFPLRGAAGRTVRLEVTVRGTLAPYLAEATPTAWAFDSQLSSGLLGPVTLLIPSSDGGG, from the coding sequence GTGATCTCCCCCGTGCTCCGGCAACTGTTCGAGGACCCGCCCCGTGATTTCGGCCCCGCTCCCCTGTGGTGGTGGTCGGGTGCGAAGGTCACCCGCGACCGACTCGCCTGGCAACTGCGGGCGTTCGCCGAGGGCGGTGTGCACAACCTCGTCGTGATCAATCTGGCCCCCGCCGGCCCGACGTTCGGCGCCCGGGCCGACGATCCGGCGTGGTTCGGCGAGGAGTGGTGGGCGCGCTTCACCGACGCCTGCGAGATCGCCGCGGAGTTGGGCACCCGCCTGTGGTTCTACGACCAGATCGGGTTCTCCGGCGCCAATGTGCAGGGCGGTGTGACTCGGCGTCACCCAGAGGCCAGGGGCCTTGCGCTGCGCTGTCGCGACGTCACCGTCTCCCGGGGCACGGTCGCCGTGCGGGGTGCCGAGACGCCGATCGCCGCCTACTCCCCGCGGGGCCGACGCCTGGACCTCGCCCCGGGCGGCCCGGACACCCTGGCCGTCGCCGCTGCCGACGGAACCGGCGTCCGGCTCGTCACCGCCGTGCCCACGGCGTTCGACTACCTGGACCCGCACGCCGTCGGGCTGTTGATGGACGCCGTGCACCACGAGTACGACCGCCGCGTGCCCGAGCACCTGGGCACCGTCATCGCGGGCAGCTTCCAGGACGAACTGCCGGGCACGAACGCCTGGAGCCACCGCTTCGCCGACGCGTTCCGCGCCCGGCGCGGCTACGACCTGCTCGACCACCTGCCGGCCCTGTTCGGCACGGACGCCACCGTCCCGGAGACGGAGATCCGCGCCGACTACTACGCGGTCCGCGCGGAACTCACCGAAGAGGCCCTCTTCCGGCCGCTCGCCGCATGGCACCGCGAGCGCGGGATGCTGCTGGGCAGCGACCAGAGCCACCCCGCTCGCGCCGGCTACCCGGCCCAGTCGACACAGATCTACACCGACTACTTCCGCACCCACCGCTGGTACGGCGCCGCCGGCAGCGACCACCACGGCGACGCCAAGGTGCACTCCTCCATGGCTCACCTCTACGGCCACGAGCGGGTGTGGATCGAGGCGTTCCACTCCTCGGGCTGGGGCGGCACGCTGGAGGACACCTACCACTGGCTGCTGCCGTTCCTGCGCAGCGGCGCCAACCTGTACAACCCGCACGCCAGTTACTTCGGCACAGCGGGCGGCTGGTTCGAGTGGGCGCCGCCGTCCACCGACTGGCGCCAGCCGTACTGGAAGCAGTACCCGGCGTTCTCCCGGACCGTGGCCCGGATCTGCTCGATCATGTCCTGGGGCGGCTACGTGGCCGACGTGGCGGTCCTGCACCCGACCACCACCATGCAGGCCCTGGTACCGCTGGACGCGCCCGTCCGGCACTTCGGCGACGGCCGGCTGGGCGACGGCCACGCCGACGCCGACGAGACACAGCGCCACTACCTGGACCTGTGCGGCACGAACAACTGGCTCGCCCCGCACGCCGGGGCCCTGGACCGGCACGGCATCTCCTTCGACGTCGTCGACGACGACTCGGTGCAGCGTGCCAAGGCCGCCGACGGCGCCCTGCGGATCAGGGACCTGGCGTACCGCGCGGTGCTGCTGCCGTCGACGAGCGTGCTGGAGGAGGAGACGGCACGGCGGCTGACCGAACTGCTCGACGCGGGCGGACGCGTCGTCGTCGTGGGCCGGCCGCCGGCCACGGCCGCCGGCCGATTGGGCGACGACGCGGTGGTGGCGGGCCTGCTGGAGCATCCCCGGCTGGAGCGGGCGCGCGACCCGGAGACCGCTGCGGCGGCCGTGGCCGACGCCGCCGGTCATGCCACGAGCGACGTGCCGCTGCTCGTCAGGCGGACGGGGAACGAGGCGGTGGCGCTGGTCACGGCGGCCTTCCCCGAGATCGGCGCGCATCCGCTGCGGACCGGGACCTCCCCGTCGGGTGCCGCCGCCGGTCCCTCGTCCGTCACCGTGCGGGCCGCCGTCGCCGAGGCCGAGGTCTGGAATCCGGCGACCGGTTCCCGCACCCCCGCGCACGTCACCGTCTCCGGCGACGGCGCCGCCTCGACCATCGACGTGCCGCTGGGCGGCGCCCCCGCGGTCCTGGTCGTGTGGCGCGAGGGCCGGCCGACGCCCCCGGGTCCTCGACGGGAGCCGCCCGCGCAGGTGATCGACGTCTCGACCGGCTGGCACGGCCGGCTGGTCCCCACCATGGACAACACCTGGGGCGATCTGGCCCTGCCTCCGGGTTCGCCGGTGGACGAGCCGCAGATCTGGACCATGGAGTGGACCGAGGGCGGGACGTGGGAGCGGACCCGGGTCACGTACGGCAACCGGGTCCGTGTCCTGCCGCCGGTGCCGCCCGGTCAGGCGCCCGACCCCCTGGACGCCGCGTCAGTGGAGCGGATCCTGGCCGGTGAACTGCCCCTCGTACCACCCGACGCGGGCTGGGACGTCGCCGTGTACTCGCCGAGCCGGGGCATCCCGGAGCCGGGCGGGCTGCTGGGCCTCAAGGGGCTGGTGAACGAGGAGTTCGTTCGCGTCCCGGTGCCGGGCGGCGGAACGGCCGCCCGGGTCCGGGCCATCGTGGAGACCGGCCACCGCGGGCCTGCCGAACTGCACGTCGGCGCGGAGTGCGCCAAGCGCGTGTGGTGGAACGGCGAGCCGCTGCAGCCGGACGGCGGCGGCTACCTGGCCTCCGCCCGGGTCACGGTGGCCCGGGACCGCAACGTGCTCGAGTACGAACTGTCCGGCGCGCAGAGCCGCCCCTCGACGATCTCGGCCGCCGACGGCACACCCCTGGGCAGCTTCTTCTGTCTGTCGGAGCCGGGCGGGCTCGGGCCGCGTCCGCGGTTCATGCGGCCACCGGACGGGGTACGGCCGGACGGCCGCGTCACCTACCGCGCGCGGCTCCGGGTGCCGGGCGGCGACGCCCGGGCGGTGCTCGTCGTGGGTGCCGCCTCGGCGGTCACCGTGCTGCTCGACGGGGAAGTCGTGGCGCGGCAGGAGAAGGTGGAGTACTACGAGGCGGACTGGGGCGCCGTGCCGGCGTTCTTCCGCCACGAACCTGCGCTCGGGGCGGGCGAGCACACCCTGGAGGTCGTGGCCGACGGTGCCGACGCCCGGGACTCGGTGTTCGTCGACCTGGTGGTGCGTTCCGGGGACGGGGTGACGGCCCTGGTCAGCGGCGCCGGCTGGGAGGCCGGGTCGGGTGACTGGAAAGGGCGGACCGTCGAGGACGAGCGCAGGCGGGGCGAGTTGCAGCACTGCCACGCGGTGGTACGGCCGCACCCGCTGCCGGACACCGGGTGGCTCACCGGCCGGCCGGTGCTCGGCGGGACCGTGTGGCCGGCGCGGTCCACCGACGATGTGCACGCGATGCCGCAGCGCTTCCGGTTCACCGTGCCGACGGGCACGGTGTCGCTCGGCCTGCCGTTGGCGCTGCGCGCGAGCGTGCGCGTCGGGGACGGGCCCGAACGTCCCCTGGAGGGCGATCGGCTGACGCTTCAGTCACTCCCGGTGCCCACGCCGGTCGAGGTGGTCACCGAGCCGACGGCGGTCCTGCGGGGCGGTTCCGCCTGGCGTGGGCCGGTGCGCGTGCGTACCATACCGGCCCCACTGCCCCTGGGGGACTGGCGGGAACTGGGGCTGGGCAGTTGGAGCGGGGGCGTGACCTACGCGCGGTCGCTGGACGTGCCCTCGGGGCCCGATCCCGTGCTGGATCTCGGGCGGGTGCGGGGCAGTGTGGAGGTGTCGGTCGACGGGGAGCCGGCCGGTGAGGCGTTCTGCGCGCCGTACCGTTTCCCGTTGCGCGGCGCCGCCGGGCGTACGGTCCGGCTGGAAGTGACCGTCCGGGGCACGCTGGCGCCCTATCTCGCGGAGGCCACGCCGACGGCCTGGGCGTTCGACTCCCAGCTGTCGTCGGGGCTGCTGGGGCCGGTGACGCTGTTGATCCCGTCCTCGGACGGCGGGGGCTAG
- a CDS encoding LacI family DNA-binding transcriptional regulator, which yields MDAIPARPARIQDVAAAAGVSVSTVSNVLNRPERVTAQTAERVRTAVAALDYVPHPGAAGLRTGRASAIGLVLPDVTNSFYARIARGAADAAYDHGYSLVLCHSADAPEREQGYFSMLVEQRAVGVVVVPLSADPGRLARLRERGIPLVLADRAMPDRDGCSASVDDIAGGRIAVQHLLDRGARDILVVNGERGIRQCADRYQGARQAVRSRREARLDQVVAERMTVAYGTQIAHGLGELPDGVFCTNDFLAAGLCRGLTDRGARIPEDVQVVGYGDLDIATFGATTLTTVRQPVEDLGRAAVEMLLDEIEARADHVHETRVFAPGLVLRDSTRPPADD from the coding sequence GTGGACGCCATTCCGGCACGCCCCGCCCGCATCCAGGACGTCGCGGCCGCCGCCGGCGTCTCGGTGTCCACCGTGTCGAACGTGCTCAACCGGCCCGAGCGCGTCACCGCACAGACCGCCGAGCGCGTCCGCACGGCCGTCGCCGCGCTCGACTACGTCCCCCACCCCGGAGCCGCCGGACTGCGCACCGGGCGCGCCTCGGCCATCGGCCTGGTGCTGCCCGACGTGACCAACTCCTTCTACGCGCGCATCGCCCGGGGCGCCGCGGACGCGGCCTACGACCACGGCTACTCCCTCGTCCTCTGCCACAGCGCGGACGCCCCGGAACGGGAGCAGGGCTACTTCAGCATGCTCGTAGAGCAGCGGGCCGTCGGCGTCGTCGTCGTGCCGCTCAGCGCGGACCCGGGCCGGCTCGCCCGGCTGCGCGAGCGGGGCATCCCGCTCGTCCTGGCCGACCGGGCGATGCCCGACCGGGACGGCTGCTCGGCCTCCGTCGACGACATCGCCGGCGGCCGGATCGCCGTACAGCACCTCCTCGACCGCGGGGCACGCGACATCCTCGTCGTCAACGGTGAGCGCGGCATACGCCAGTGCGCCGACCGCTACCAGGGCGCCCGGCAGGCCGTGCGCAGCCGGCGCGAGGCGCGGCTGGACCAGGTCGTCGCCGAGCGGATGACCGTCGCGTACGGCACACAGATCGCGCACGGGCTCGGCGAACTGCCCGACGGGGTCTTCTGCACCAACGACTTCCTCGCCGCGGGCCTGTGCCGCGGGCTGACCGACCGGGGCGCGCGCATCCCCGAGGACGTACAGGTGGTCGGCTACGGCGACCTCGACATCGCGACCTTCGGCGCCACCACGCTCACGACGGTCCGGCAGCCGGTCGAGGACCTCGGCCGGGCGGCCGTGGAGATGCTGCTCGACGAGATCGAGGCCCGCGCGGACCACGTCCACGAGACCCGGGTCTTCGCCCCCGGCCTCGTCCTGCGCGACTCCACCCGCCCGCCCGCCGACGACTAG